Part of the Elusimicrobiaceae bacterium genome is shown below.
CCGCCGATCCTGAAAAGAAGAAGACGGTGCTGTTCCGCGTTTCCGACGGAAAGGAAGCCCATGAGGTATACGATCTTAAAGGCCTGCTTGGCGCGATAAAAGACGCCGCTTCGTCCGGCACGACGATCCAGCGCTACAAGGGTCTGGGTGAAATGAATCCCGAGCAGCTGTGGGAAACCACGCTCGATCCCAACCGCCGCAAACTCCTCAGAGTGAAGCTGGAGGACGCGGCCCAGACGGAGCAGATTTTCACGACGCTGATGGGCGACAAAGTCGAGCCGCGGCGTAAATTTATCGAAACGCACGCGCTGGAAGTGCGCAATCTCGATATCTAGTTTGCGGAGGATATTTTAAGATGACAGCCGAAGAAAAACCGATAGATCTGTTTGGGAACATAAAGGAACGCGGCATAGGCGAGGAGATGAAATCCTCCTATATAGACTACGCGATGAGCGTGATCGTGGGGCGCGCCCTGCCCGACGTGCGCGACGGTCTCAAGCCGGTGCACCGCCGCATTCTGTACACGATGAACGAGATGGGCCTGAAGCATAACAAGGCTTTCAAAAAATCCGCGCGCGTGGTGGGCGACGTGCTCGGCAAATACCACCCGCACGGCGACGCTTCGGTTTACGACGCGCTGGTGCGGCTGGTGCAGGATTTCAGCCTGCGCTATCCGCTGGTGCAGGGTCAGGGCAATTTCGGCTCGGTTGACGGGGATCCCGCCGCCGCCATGCGCTACACCGAAACGCGGCTGGCGTCCATTTCGGAAGAAATGCTGGCCGACATAGACAAGGATACGGTGAAATTCGTGCCCAATTACGACGGTTCGCTGCCCGAACCGTTCGTTATGCCGGCGCGGCTGCCCAATTTGCTGGCCAACGGCAGCAGCGGCATAGCCGTCGGCATGGCCACCAACATCCCGCCGCATAATCTGGGCGAGGTGTGCAGGGCGGTGCGCGCGTATATAGAGAACCCGCAGATAACGAATCGCGAGATTTCCAGGATCATGAAAGGCCCGGATTTTCCGACCGGCGGGATAATCATGGGCAAGAAAGGGATTCTGGATTACTTCGAAACCGGCCGCGGGTCGGTGCGCATCAAGGCGCGCACCGATATAGAGGAGCTGCGGGGCAACCGGGAAGCGATTATCGTGACCGAGATTCCGTACCAGGTTAACAAAACGACGCTCATAGAAAATATCGCCAACCTCGTGCGCGAGAAGAAAGTGCCGGACATTTCCGACATCCGCGACGAGTCCGACCGGCGCGGCATGCGCCTTGTCATCGAAGTCAAGCGCGACGGCAACGCGCAGGTAGTGCTTAACCAGCTGTTCAAGCATACCCAGCTGCAGACCACGTTCGGCGTGATCATGCTGGCCATCGTGGAAGGCAAGCCGCGCGTCATGCCTATCAGGGAAGTGCTCGGGCATTACATCAACCACCGCAAGGAAGTGATCACGCGCAGAACCAGGTTCGACCTGAACAAGGCGCTCGCCCGCGAGCATATTCTTGCCGGCCTGCTTATCGCCATAGAGAATATGGACGAGGTGGTTGCGATCATCCGCAAGTCGCAGAACGCGGCGGCGGCCAGGGAAAAGCTGGTGTCCAAATTCAGGCTTTCGGCGATTCAGGCGCAGGCTATTCTGGATATGCGGCTGCACCAGCTGACACAGCTGGAGTCCGACGCGATCGAGCAGGAGCGGGCCGAGCTGGTCAAGCTGATCGCCGACCTTAAGGACATTCTGGCCAATCCCGCCCGCGTACTCGCGATCATAGGCGGCGAACTTGACGAACTGGAAAAAAAATACGCCGACAAGCGGCGCACGGAAGTTACCAACGACACGTCGGAGCTTTCGATGGAGGACCTCATTCCCAACGAGCAGGTTGTGGTGACGATGTCGCACACCGGCTACATCAAGCGTATTCCGCTTAACACCTACCGCGCCCAGAACCGGGGCGGCAAGGGCATTATCGGCGGCGAGACCAAGGAAGAGGATTTTATCGAGAATCTGTTTGTGACTTCCAGCCACGCCACAATCCTGTTTTTCACGACGCGCGGGAAGGTGTATTCGCTCAAGGCTTACGAAATACCGGAAGCGTCGCGCGTGTCGCGCGGGAAGGCGATAGTGAACCTGCTGGAGATGTCGAACGAGGAGAAGATCACCTCCTCGATAGCGATCGAATCGTTTGACGAGGCGAAAGGCGCGGAGAATTATCTGGCGATGTGCACGAAATCCGGCATAGTCAAGCGCACGGCGCTGTCGGCATTCAAGAACATCCGGCGGACCGGGATCGCGGCGATCACGCTGGAAGACGGCGAACTGATGGTGCAGGTGCTGCTGACAAACGGCAAATCCGACATTATTATCGGCACGCGCGACGGCAAATCAATCCGGTTCCCGGAAACCGAGGTGCGCAACATGGGCCGGCAGGCTATGGGTGTGCGCGGGATGAAACTTAACGAAGGGGATTATGTGGTGGGTATGGAAACCGTCAATCCCGAAGACAAGGACACCACCGTCCTCACCGTCTGCGAAAACGGGCACGGCAAGCGCACCGGGCTCGACGAATACCGCGAACAGCATCGCGGCGGCAGCGGCATAATTACCATCAAGACTTCCGAGCGGAACGGCAGGGTGGCTGGCATCAAGGTGGTCAGCGCCGAAGAGGATCTGATGGTTATGACGGAGAACGGCATGATGGTGCGCATCCGCTGCAGCCAGATCCGCGCGGTGGGCCGCAACACGCAGGGCGTGCGGCTGGTGCGGCTGGAAGAAGGCGATAAAATCGCCAGCGTCGCGCCGGTGGTCAGCGAGGACAAGGAAAAAAGCCTTGATAACGAAACAGGACCTCAGCTGTCGGCAGACTGAGGCAGACTTGTTGCGGCTGCGCGCCCGCGCAAGCGGGCGCGCAGCCCAGGAAACCGTTGGCCGGATCCGGGCAGGAAATAAATGCCGCTTAACATAAGAAACAGAGTCTGTCCTTCCTGCGGGTACAACATGAATCCCGCGTTCAGCGAGCAGTGCGACAAATGCGGCAGGCCTTTCCGCTCCGGCGGAGGCGTCAGGTGGCTTCTGGCGGCGCTGCTGCTGGGGGCCGTGGCGTACGGCGGGTCCGAATTCCGGCAGAAATTTTTTTCGCGGCCTGCGGCCCGCCCCGGTTGTTCCCAGCCGCAGATTTCCGAGCAGCCAGCTTTGCCGGCGGAAAAAAACGCCGCCGTGCAGCCGCCGTCCAGCCATGCCGGGCGGGCAAACCCGGACGGGATTTCCCGGCTGGGCGGACTTGCAGCCGGAGTCAAGGGTTTTATCGCGGGCCGAATTGAAGCGCTGGCGAACGGGCTCAGTTTCGGAGTGAAGCGGCCGGACGGGCCGGCCGCGCCGGCCCGGGTGCCGCCGCTTTATTCCCGCGCCCGCGCGGCGGAGGTGAGGGATATGGTGCTGTTCGAGGCGGGGCCGTCCGTGCTGGGCTCAACGGTGCCGTCTTCGCTGGAGGCGCATTATGACGAAAAATCGTCGGCTCCGGTTTTTGTGGACGCTTTTTTTATTGACCGTTACGAAGTGACGGTCGGGTCGTACGCCGTGTGCGCGGCGAGCGGGGCATGCCGGGTGCCGCCCGCCAATCCGGGCTGTTCCGTGGGAGCGGACAAGAACGGCTATCCCGCCAACTGCATCACCTGGCAGAACGCGAGCGATTACTGCCGCTGGGCCGGCAAGCGCCTGCCTTACGAGGCGGAATGGGAGAAAGCCGCGCGGGCCGGAACGGAAACCCAGTATTTTTTTGGTGACAGCGCCGATGATCTGGAGCTGTACGGCTGGTATAAGAGAAACGCGCGGGGCGGCCCGCATCCGGTCGGCCAGCTCGCCCCCAACGGCAAAGGGCTTTACGATATTTACGGCAACGTATGGGAATGGACGCAGGACTGGTACGATCCCAAAAGCTATGACAGTCACGCGCCCGGCGCAATGCCGAAAGGCCCGGAAACCGGCGACCGGCGGGTGCTGCGCGGCGGGTCATACACGAATGACATTGACGCGCTGCGTTCGGCTTTCCGCAACAAGGACGTGCCGACGCTTATTTCTCCGCAACGGGGGTTTCGGTGCGCGGCTGACGTGCTTGAATGAAGCAGGCGGGCTTGACGCGCGGCAGGATCAGGCTGACAGGCCGTCCGATATTTAATAAAATCCATACATGGCCATCATTGTGAATCTGAAGAAATTTCTGGCGGTTTTTATCTTTTCGGCTGTGTGCGTTCCGGCGTTTGCGGCGGTGGAGGTGCGCAATATCCGCTGGCAGGTGCAGGACAAGAAAAATGTTTCCGCGAAGGCGAAATTCGGCGATGTGCCGGAACTGGTGTTTAGTTCCGGCAATATCAAATCGCCGCGGTTCCGCGTCGCCGCGGAGATTTTCAACAATAGCGCACGCTCGGCGGACGCAAGCATTATCAGGTGCGCGTTTTATTTCCGGCTGATAAAACTTTCCGATCCGGCAAAACCGGGCGTCTGGGCCGTTCCGTTCATGACGGAGGAACGCCGTGTTTCAAAAATCAAGCCCGGCAGGATGAATGAGATAAAAATCCAGCATGTTGATATCCGGCCGTTCCTGTCGCGCCTGCGCGAATCGGGCTACTGGCCGGACGCGGTCAAGGTGGAATGCATGGTGGATCCGCGGCCCGGCGATGAAATAGCGGTTGCCGAAAGCGTCATACCCGTCAAATCCCGTTAGGAGCAGCTATGCTGGACATGAAAATTTTAAGGGCCGCACCGGACGTCGTGCGGCAGGCTTATGCCAGCCGCAGCGGCGGGTATCTGCCCGTGCTGGACGAACTGCTGGAGCTTGACGGGCGGTACCGCCGCGCGCTTGCCGAAACGGAAACCCTGCGCGCCGAGCGTAAAGCCGTTTCGGGGCAGGTAGGCCGGGCGCGTGCGGAAAAAGGGGCGGACGCCGCCGCGGAAATCCTGGCGCGGGCCAATGCGCTGAAGCAGGCGCTGGCCGAGAAGGAAGCCGGGCTGGCCGTTTTGAAAAAGCAGGCCGACGCGCTGGCGCTGGCGGTGCCGAATCTGCCGGATGCGTCAGTGCCGGCCGGCCGGAGCGAGGCGGACAATAAAGTTATTTTCGAAGAAACCGCCGCCCGGCGCGGGTTTAAATTCATTCCGCAGGATCATCACGCGCTGGGCGAGCGGCTCGGGATACTGGATTTTTCCACGGCGGCCCTGCTTTCCGGCGCGCGGTTTTCGCTGCTGCGCGGCGCCGGGGCGAGGCTCGAACGCGCGCTGATCAATTTCATGCTTGACCGGCACGGCGCGAAAGGCTACCGCGAAACCATGACTCCGTATATAGTGACCCGCGAAACGCTTACCGGGACCGGCCAGCTCCCGAAATTCGGGGAAGACCTTTACAAACTCCAGGGCGAACCGGAGCTGTTTCTTATTCCAACCGCCGAAGTGACGCTGACCGGCATGTACCGCGGCGCCATGCTGGCGGAGGCGGACCTGCCAAAAAAATTCGCCGCGTTTTCCGCCTGTTTCCGGCAGGAAGCCGGGACTTACGGCAAGGACACGCGCGGGCTGATCCGCAATCACCAGTTCAACAAAGTGGAACTGGTGTGGCTGGCCAGGCCCGAGGATTCTATGGCCGCGCTGGAAACGCTTGTTTCCGACGCCGAAGATATCCTGCGCGCGCTTGAGCTGCCGTTCCGGCGGGTGCTGCTGTGCACGGGCGACACAGGTTTTTCGTCTGCCAAGACTTATGATATCGAGGTATGGTTTCCTTCGGAGAACCGCTTCCGGGAAATATCCTCCTGCTCCAATTGCACCGACTTTCAGGCCCGGCGGCTCAACACGCGCTTTAAACGCGCGGCGGGCGGCGCGCCGGAGTTTGTGCACACGCTTAACGGCAGCGGCCTGGCGGTGGGCCGCACTTTCGCGGCGGTTCTGGAAAACTGCCAGCGCGAGGACGGCACCATACAGCTGCCCAAAGCGCTGGTTCCTTATTTCGGCGCCGACACGATCACCCCGGATAACTGACAATGAAAAAACTTCTTCTGACCGCGCTGGGCGCGGTGTTTCTGTGCCCCGCGGCGGTTGCCGACTCGGCGATGCCGGCCGACCTCGACGAGCATATCATGGACGGGGTGCAGGGAATCCATTCGCTTGCGTTTGACAAGGCGGACGAGAATTTCAACTGGATCCTGACCAATTATCCCGGCCAGCCGTACGGGTATTTCGGGCTGGCGGTCTGTTCGTGGGCACGGCTGGAGTATCAGGAGGAGCAGAGCAGTCCCGAGCTTGAGAAAGAATTCATAAAACGCACCGAAACCGCCGTGGAGCAGGGCAAGAAATGGATAGCGAAGTATCCCGATGACGCTTACGCGCATGTCTGTCTGGGCGGGATATACGGGCTGCAGGCGCGGCTTGAGCTGATGCAGCATAAATGGGTGAGCGCGTTTTTAAAGGGCAAGAGCGGGCTGAAGGCGATGCGGCGCGCGCTCAAGCTGGATCCGGAACTGTACGACGCCAAAATCGGGCCCGGCATGTACGAGTATTACGCCGGCACGCTGGGCGGATTCCTGAAAGTGCTGAACTACCTGTTCATCCGCGGCAACGCCGATGACGGGATCAAGCTGCTTAACGAAGTGGAGCAGAAAGGCCATTTCAACAAGATGGTGGCCAAGCTCCTGCTGATCGAAATTTACACGCAGACGGGCAGCAAATACTCGCGTCCCGATCTGGCGCTTAAAATGGCCAAAGAAGTGCGCGCGGTTTATCCCGATCATCCGCTGGTTCAGTTTATAGAGATCGTCTGCCAGTATGAAGACCGGCATTACGGGCAGGTGCGGGAGCTGGCGCTGGATTTCCTGAAAAAGATAGAAGAGGGCAAGCCGGACTATCTGCCCCGTTATTATTCGCGCGCCTACACCGCGCTCGCCACGTCTTATCTGGCGGAAAAAGAATATGACAGCGCGCTGCAGCATTTCGCCAAAGCCGCCTCCTACACCAGCAAGGAAAAACCGAACCGCTGGGCGGTTTGGGCGGAAGTGCGAGCCGGCGAGATTTACGACTGGAAAGGCGACCGCGCCAGCGCGCTGACGCAGTACAAACGGGCCAACGAATACGAGGATTTATGGGGTTTCAAGGATTATATCTCCGCGCATATCAAACGGCCTGTGACGATGAAAGATTTTCCGGGCCAGCTTCCTCCTCCGTAGCCGGATTGCCGGATACGCCGGTTCCGGCGGTTTCCGCGCGACGCGCCCTGCTTTAGGGCCGCTCGGGCAAGTGCCGGCGGCGTTGCCCCGAAAAGCCGCGTTCTGCGGCAGAAGACGGTTGAGCCGGGCGACAGCGGCTGTCCGTTACGGGTTCCGCGCTCACGAGCCCGCTCTTGCGCGCGCGAGAGTAATTAATAGTATAATGGAAACATATGCACAGGCGGGTAAGCGATATTTTCAACCGGCTTGCGGGCGGGTTTCTGCTTATGTGCGGACTGGGGGTTGTATGCCTCGGCCCGGCGTATGCCGTTTCGCTTGAGCCTGCCGCCGCGGGCGTGACGGCCGCTTCCGCGAAATTCGAGTGGACTCGCGTGCCGGCGGCCGCGCCGCTGGCGGTGCTTTCCACCGACTCTTTCTCGACAGTTTATTCCAGCCAGACCCTTGCCGCCGCAACCTCCTGGTATATCTATACCCCGCTTGCCGGCGACACCACTTATTATTTCATGGTGAAAATCGCTTCCGAGCCGGATACGGAGTACGCTTCCGTTTCCACGCGCACCGTGCCGGTAACCCCGTCCGGCGCGGATATAACCTATATTGCCGAAACCGCGCTGCTGCTTGAATGGGCGACCGGCAGCAATCCGGAAACAACGCAGTATGAGGTGTCTGTCGAGCCGGGCGGAATTTTGGTTACGGGCGCTTTTGCGGGAATGTATATTGCCGGAGGGCTGGATCCAAATACTGAATACACCGCCAGGGTTCGCGCGCTCGGGGCGTCCGGGCCGACCTCCTATTCCAACAATGTTGCCAGCTCCACTTTCGCCCGGCATATCCAGGGCGTTTCGGCCGCACATACAAGCGACGCGGTTTCTGTGGCCTGGGCTCCGTATCCGGCGGCTCCGCAGGCGGATTCCTGCAGCGGCTATCTACTTGAAGTTTCTTCCTATAACGATTTTTCCGTGGCCGCTTCCAGCTCGACCGCAGAGATAACGCTTTCCACGCTGGTCATCTCAGGGCTGTCGCCCAATACGACTTACTATTACCGGGCGGGCGCGCTCAACGGAGCGGGCGCGGTTTCGTATAGCGACGTCTATTCCTTTTCCACTCTGGCGGCCGCGCCGGCCGGCCTTGCGTTGACCGGGCTCTGGCAGAGCAGCGCAACGCTCAGGTGGGACCCGATGGCATTATCGCCGCCATCCGCCAGCGCGCAGGGGTTTGTTCTGGAAGCCTCGTCCACGGGGTTTGACGGAAGCGGGACGCTGCTTTCGTCCATCACCTACTCCGCGTCGGTGACTACGCTTACTCTTTCCGGCCTGCTGCGTCATACCGGGTATTCCTTCCGGGCGGGCGCGCTGAACTGGCCGCTGGAACCGAATTACGGCGCTGTCATAAGCAGTCATACCATGTCGTGGCCGGTGGACGGCGCGCTGGTTGTTTTTTCGCCTTCTTCAACAGAGGTGCTGATTAACTATGTTCCGCTTCCGCTTGTCCCGGAGGATCTGGCGTGCGACGGATACATGGTGGCGTTTTCCTCAAGAACCGACGGTTCCGCGCCGATCCATTTTTCCAGCACCAGCAATCCGTCGGCTTCCGGGTTCACTCTTTCCGGCCTCAGCGCAAACCGGCAATATACCGGCGTGGCGGGCACTTATAACCAGGACGGCGCGATCACTCTCACAAGCACGCTTTCATTCATTACGGCTAGCGGGCGGGCGCCGGGTGATGTGGTTGTTTTGTCTACAGGAATTGCTTCCATTACAATGGGTTGGAGCGCGCTTGATTGCGACGGGTATATAATGCAGGTTTCCACCGATATGAAATTTACCGGCGTTATAAAATTTTCCTCCACGACAAACGGCTCTGCCGTGTCGCTTACCGTTTCCGGGCTTGATATTAACGAAGGCTACTATGCCCGTGCCGGGAGCATTTATAATGGCGCTTCAGTTTATTCGGACGTGATGCGGGTGGCGACGCTGGCCCCGCCGGTTGTTACGGCTTCTTTCGGAACGGTCGGCACAACCGCCGCGCGGCTGTCCTGGAACAATATAAGTCTTGGAAGCGGATATGAGGCCCAATTATCCACAGCTGCCGATTACAGCGGGCTGATTTACAGTTCCGGCGGATATTCTTCCGATATCATCACGCTGGAAATACAGAACCTTGTTCCCAACACCACTTATTACGGGCGGGTCGGCACGCTGAACGTGGACGGTGTTCCTAACTTCACCAGTATTGCCGGCACAACCGTAACCTATGCGGCGGATCCGTACGGGCCGGTGGCAACCGATGTGCAGACCGACGCGATAACCTTTTCCTGGAACACCAATAACAATCCTGCCGCAACGCGGTACCGGGTACGGAATTATCTGTCGCCCGGAGTATTGTTTTCATCCGCGCTTGTCACAGGCGCGAGCCATACGTTTGACGAGCTTATTTCCAATACATCCTATTATATTGACATAACGGTTTTCGGGCATAACGGCCATTGGGGCGAGGTGGTGGAGATGGGTGTGGTTATTACGGCCGCAAATGAACCGCGGAATTTGACGCTTGTGGCGGTTAATGTAAGCAGCGTTTCCGTTTCGTTTGAAGCCAACGGCAATCCCGCCCAGACCCGGTACCTTCTTCAGGCCGCAACGGTTCCGTTTGAGGCGTGCGGCACAGGGGGAGAGCGGTGCGCCAGGTCTGAAAAAACTGTCCAGCTTGTTTCAGGCGAGATTTCGACTACGGCCGCGGTGAGCGGGATGTATTCCAATGCCCAGTACTATATCCGCGCGGCGGCGGTAAACGTGCTTGACATATCTTCTTGGTCGGCGGTTGTCATTGACACGCAAACCAGGGCCGGAGTTCCCGCTTACGCGGACAATGTGGCGACCCGTTCATTTTCCAATGTCTATATTGACCAGCTTACGCTGAACTGGGCGCATGGCACCAATTTTCCCGGGAGTACGGTATATGAAGCGTATATATCAACGAATTCGGCGTTTTCGCCGGACGTGTTTGTGTCCAGCGTGTCCACAACCGCGGTTTCGGCTACTTTTGTGCAGCTTTCGTCCGGGACAACACACTATGCCTGGGTGCTGGCGAAAGGGCTGAATACCGATTCGGCTGTATGGAACACCGTTTCAACGGTGACGCTGAACAGCGTCATCAGCACCACCACTCCCAATACGGAGTACACGGTATCGCTTCCGTTTTCCTATGGCAACGCCACTGTTTATATTCCGGCCCGCACGTTCAATTCAAGTACGGATGTAATG
Proteins encoded:
- a CDS encoding fibronectin type III domain-containing protein encodes the protein MHRRVSDIFNRLAGGFLLMCGLGVVCLGPAYAVSLEPAAAGVTAASAKFEWTRVPAAAPLAVLSTDSFSTVYSSQTLAAATSWYIYTPLAGDTTYYFMVKIASEPDTEYASVSTRTVPVTPSGADITYIAETALLLEWATGSNPETTQYEVSVEPGGILVTGAFAGMYIAGGLDPNTEYTARVRALGASGPTSYSNNVASSTFARHIQGVSAAHTSDAVSVAWAPYPAAPQADSCSGYLLEVSSYNDFSVAASSSTAEITLSTLVISGLSPNTTYYYRAGALNGAGAVSYSDVYSFSTLAAAPAGLALTGLWQSSATLRWDPMALSPPSASAQGFVLEASSTGFDGSGTLLSSITYSASVTTLTLSGLLRHTGYSFRAGALNWPLEPNYGAVISSHTMSWPVDGALVVFSPSSTEVLINYVPLPLVPEDLACDGYMVAFSSRTDGSAPIHFSSTSNPSASGFTLSGLSANRQYTGVAGTYNQDGAITLTSTLSFITASGRAPGDVVVLSTGIASITMGWSALDCDGYIMQVSTDMKFTGVIKFSSTTNGSAVSLTVSGLDINEGYYARAGSIYNGASVYSDVMRVATLAPPVVTASFGTVGTTAARLSWNNISLGSGYEAQLSTAADYSGLIYSSGGYSSDIITLEIQNLVPNTTYYGRVGTLNVDGVPNFTSIAGTTVTYAADPYGPVATDVQTDAITFSWNTNNNPAATRYRVRNYLSPGVLFSSALVTGASHTFDELISNTSYYIDITVFGHNGHWGEVVEMGVVITAANEPRNLTLVAVNVSSVSVSFEANGNPAQTRYLLQAATVPFEACGTGGERCARSEKTVQLVSGEISTTAAVSGMYSNAQYYIRAAAVNVLDISSWSAVVIDTQTRAGVPAYADNVATRSFSNVYIDQLTLNWAHGTNFPGSTVYEAYISTNSAFSPDVFVSSVSTTAVSATFVQLSSGTTHYAWVLAKGLNTDSAVWNTVSTVTLNSVISTTTPNTEYTVSLPFSYGNATVYIPARTFNSSTDVMLAQAVGLSSGMAVTSPAANLRPTGLGVTIVVSPAAQPNLSLKITIPYRSEDLPADTNTDRLVLAFRDESRNVWVPLPSVSHAVLKNVEGVAAHLSTFQIMEMLPSASVEDIKIFPNPFNPNTSNQYMQFTKLPSGASVKIFTYLGELVREMTADISGNAKWDGKNTYGSNVASGVYIVMVKSADGGAGKILKLAVQR
- the serS gene encoding serine--tRNA ligase, translated to MLDMKILRAAPDVVRQAYASRSGGYLPVLDELLELDGRYRRALAETETLRAERKAVSGQVGRARAEKGADAAAEILARANALKQALAEKEAGLAVLKKQADALALAVPNLPDASVPAGRSEADNKVIFEETAARRGFKFIPQDHHALGERLGILDFSTAALLSGARFSLLRGAGARLERALINFMLDRHGAKGYRETMTPYIVTRETLTGTGQLPKFGEDLYKLQGEPELFLIPTAEVTLTGMYRGAMLAEADLPKKFAAFSACFRQEAGTYGKDTRGLIRNHQFNKVELVWLARPEDSMAALETLVSDAEDILRALELPFRRVLLCTGDTGFSSAKTYDIEVWFPSENRFREISSCSNCTDFQARRLNTRFKRAAGGAPEFVHTLNGSGLAVGRTFAAVLENCQREDGTIQLPKALVPYFGADTITPDN
- the gyrA gene encoding DNA gyrase subunit A, with translation MTAEEKPIDLFGNIKERGIGEEMKSSYIDYAMSVIVGRALPDVRDGLKPVHRRILYTMNEMGLKHNKAFKKSARVVGDVLGKYHPHGDASVYDALVRLVQDFSLRYPLVQGQGNFGSVDGDPAAAMRYTETRLASISEEMLADIDKDTVKFVPNYDGSLPEPFVMPARLPNLLANGSSGIAVGMATNIPPHNLGEVCRAVRAYIENPQITNREISRIMKGPDFPTGGIIMGKKGILDYFETGRGSVRIKARTDIEELRGNREAIIVTEIPYQVNKTTLIENIANLVREKKVPDISDIRDESDRRGMRLVIEVKRDGNAQVVLNQLFKHTQLQTTFGVIMLAIVEGKPRVMPIREVLGHYINHRKEVITRRTRFDLNKALAREHILAGLLIAIENMDEVVAIIRKSQNAAAAREKLVSKFRLSAIQAQAILDMRLHQLTQLESDAIEQERAELVKLIADLKDILANPARVLAIIGGELDELEKKYADKRRTEVTNDTSELSMEDLIPNEQVVVTMSHTGYIKRIPLNTYRAQNRGGKGIIGGETKEEDFIENLFVTSSHATILFFTTRGKVYSLKAYEIPEASRVSRGKAIVNLLEMSNEEKITSSIAIESFDEAKGAENYLAMCTKSGIVKRTALSAFKNIRRTGIAAITLEDGELMVQVLLTNGKSDIIIGTRDGKSIRFPETEVRNMGRQAMGVRGMKLNEGDYVVGMETVNPEDKDTTVLTVCENGHGKRTGLDEYREQHRGGSGIITIKTSERNGRVAGIKVVSAEEDLMVMTENGMMVRIRCSQIRAVGRNTQGVRLVRLEEGDKIASVAPVVSEDKEKSLDNETGPQLSAD
- a CDS encoding formylglycine-generating enzyme family protein — its product is MNPAFSEQCDKCGRPFRSGGGVRWLLAALLLGAVAYGGSEFRQKFFSRPAARPGCSQPQISEQPALPAEKNAAVQPPSSHAGRANPDGISRLGGLAAGVKGFIAGRIEALANGLSFGVKRPDGPAAPARVPPLYSRARAAEVRDMVLFEAGPSVLGSTVPSSLEAHYDEKSSAPVFVDAFFIDRYEVTVGSYAVCAASGACRVPPANPGCSVGADKNGYPANCITWQNASDYCRWAGKRLPYEAEWEKAARAGTETQYFFGDSADDLELYGWYKRNARGGPHPVGQLAPNGKGLYDIYGNVWEWTQDWYDPKSYDSHAPGAMPKGPETGDRRVLRGGSYTNDIDALRSAFRNKDVPTLISPQRGFRCAADVLE